A region of Salvia splendens isolate huo1 chromosome 17, SspV2, whole genome shotgun sequence DNA encodes the following proteins:
- the LOC121775136 gene encoding transcription factor bHLH96-like: protein MALEAVNIVEQDPFIYGFGAAPCEEEKPNPQTVDIYDGGYWPESGKCRRKRRRVRLTKDKEQMENQRMTHIAVERNRRRQMNDYLAVLRSIMPPSYAQRGDQASIVGGAINFVKELEQLQQFLEANNPANQQQPNQNLFSNFFTFPQYSTHPTTSSSVDTVAVRGSSVADIEVMMVESHANIKLSTKKQPKQLLKLVAGFQSIGLTILHLNITTVDQSVLYCFSVKVEIECQLTTVNEIATTVHDIVGLLQEESICNHVQNF, encoded by the exons atggcaCTAGAGGCTGTCAATATTGTTGAGCAAGATCCGTTTATTTACGGGTTCGGCGCGGCGCCGTGTGAAGAAGAGAAACCAAACCCTCAAACTGTTGATATTTATGATGGAGGATATTGGCCGGAGAGTGGGAAGTGCCGGCGCAAGAGACGGCGGGTGAGGCTGACGAAGGACAAGGAGCAGATGGAGAACCAGAGGATGACTCATATCGCGGTGGAGAGGAACCGCCGGAGGCAGATGAATGACTACCTCGCCGTCCTTCGCTCCATAATGCCCCCTTCATATGCGCAAAGG GGTGATCAAGCTTCCATAGTTGGGGGCGCAATAAATTTTGTGAAGGAACTCGAACAACTCCAACAATTTCTAGAAGCAAATAATCCAGCAAATCAACAACAGCCTAACCAAAACCTATTCTCCAACTTCTTCACTTTCCCACAATACTCAACTCATCCGACCACGTCCTCCTCCGTGGACACGGTGGCGGTGCGCGGATCGAGCGTCGCCGACATCGAGGTGATGATGGTGGAGAGTCATGCAAACATCAAGCTATCCACAAAGAAACAGCCGAAGCAACTACTTAAATTAGTGGCTGGATTTCAGTCAATTGGCCTAACAATTCTCCATCTTAATATCACCACAGTTGATCAATCGGTGCTATACTGTTTCAGTGTTAAG GTGGAGATTGAATGCCAGCTAACTACGGTGAATGAAATAGCCACAACTGTGCATGATATAGTGGGATTGCTTCAAGAAGAGTCGATTTGTAATCATGtccaaaatttttaa